From the Colletotrichum lupini chromosome 10, complete sequence genome, one window contains:
- a CDS encoding U-box domain-containing protein — translation MTAASPGRRWGRRRKRPLESTSNPSARVGGGPAFNVHWSGDSSDQVLQQQQQRRRVLNLRLAHHIDAPRLSCSSRCAQRLLLHTIHRAGYLSPHHRTNFPECSPYASVRIEDNSWADFYLNGETRQGCTPAAEPSPPLTSSNPSILDWDCTLRTTTTHCKGNSSIMSRSIQLKEEGNRHFQQGDYAGAEALYSKAIIADPKNPALYTNRAMARLKLEIWDSVVSDCESCLGLTTDNLKAHYYLSQAQLALKDYDSALTNAQKAHQLCVQTGDKSLAAITAQVLRAKKDRWDWMEKRRTREARHLENEVIELMEKEREQALTNAMDDGEKREIEAEWEQKIEILRSTFEKSRSAEEKRREVPEWAIDDISFGIMVDPVLTKTGKSYERASIMEHLRRHPSDPLTREPLLPSELRPNLGLRQACEEFLEENGWAVDCTAFMVSLGAKNTELNTTSQSLLSDYRPRGSFSQELHQYIHNPSPKTSINASQHLKAVSDGALAARMLMVFLLRATQP, via the exons ATGACAGCCGCAAGTCCCGGGCGAAGGTGGGGTCGGCGGAGAAAGCGACCCTTGGAATCCACGTCCAACCCATCGGCGCGGGTTGGCGGGGGTCCCGCGTTCAACGTCCACTGGAGTGGTGACAGCAGCGACCAAGTactgcagcagcagcagcaacgtcGGAGGGTGCTGAATCTTCGACTGGCACACCATATTGACGCCCCGAGGCTGAGCTGCAGCAGCCGGTGTGCCCAACGGCTTCTCCTCCACACCATTCACCGAGCCGGATACCTGTCTCCTCATCACCGAACCAATTTCCCTGAATGCAGTCCGTACGCCTCAGTACGCATTGAAG ACAACTCTTGGGCTGATTTCTACTTGAACGGCGAGACTCGCCAAGGTTGCACC CCCGCCGCTGAACCGTCTCCTCCGCTTACTAGTTCCAATCCTTCAATATTGGACTGGGACTGTACCCTCCGAACCACAACTACACATTGCAAAGGGAACAGCAGCATAATGTCGAGGTCAATACAGCTCAAGGAAGAAGGCAATCGCCACTTCCAGCAGGGCGACTATGCTGGCGCGGAGGCCCTGTATTCCAAGGC CATCATTGCCGACCCGAAGAACCCCGCTCTATACACCAACCGCGCAATGGCACGCCTCAAGCTCGAGATATGGGATTCGGTTGTGTCCGACTGTGAATCGTGTCTCGGACTTACAACCGACAACCTCAAGGCCCACTACTACCTCTCCCAAGCCCAGCTCGCCCTCAAGGACTACGATTCGGCCCTCACGAATGCACAAAAGGCCCACCAGCTTTGCGTACAGACCGGCGATAAGTCACTGGCGGCCATCACCGCTCAAGTGTTGCGCGCGAAGAAGGATAGATGGGATTGGATGGAGAAGCGGCGAACACGGGAAGCACGACACCTCGAAAACGAAGTCATTGAGCTGATGGAGAAAGAACGTGAACAAGCCCTTACGAACGCAATGGACGACGGGGAAAAGAGAGAGATTGAGGCTGAATGGGAGCAAAAGATCGAGATACTGAGAAGCACCTTTGAGAAGAGTCGCTCTGCCGAGGAGAAGAGACGTGAGGTTCCGGAGTGGGCCATCGATGACATCAGCTTCGGCATTATGGTCGATCCTGTACTG ACAAAGACTGGAAAGTCTTACGAGAGGGCATCAATCATGGAACATCTCCGTCGTCACCCCAGCGATCCCCTCACACGCGAGCCCCTACTGCCATCCGAGTTGAGGCCTAATCTTGGCCTGAGACAAGCCTGTGAAGAGTTCCTCGAGGAGAATGGCTGGGCAGTGGACTG CACGGCGTTCATGGTCTCGTTGGGCGCGAAGAATACCGAGTTGAACACGACTTCACAATCGCTACTCAGCGACTATAGACCTCGGGGAAGCTTTTCTCAGGAGCTCCATCAATACATACACAACCCCAGTCCCAAA ACTAGCATTAACGCATCACAGCACCTGAAAGCAGTTTCTGACGGAGCTCTGGCTGCTAGGATGTTGATGGTATTCCTCTTACGGGCCACTCAACCCTGA